In a single window of the Streptomyces cinnabarinus genome:
- the purU gene encoding formyltetrahydrofolate deformylase, which produces MNEQSDRAAVTPDQYVLTLSCPDKQGIVHAVSSYLFMTGCNIEDSQQFGDHDTGLFFMRVHFSAESPVTVDKLRASFAAIGDSFQMDWQINRADEKMRIVLMVSKFGHCLNDLLFRARIGALPVEIAAVVSNHTDFAELVGSYNIPFHHIPVTRDTKAQAEARLLEIVREENVELVVLARYMQVLSDDLCKQLSGRIINIHHSFLPSFKGAKPYHQAHTRGVKLIGATAHYVTADLDEGPIIEQEVERVGHGVTPDQLVAIGRDVECQALARAVKWHAERRILLNGRRTVVFA; this is translated from the coding sequence ATGAACGAGCAGTCCGACCGAGCCGCGGTCACCCCCGACCAGTACGTCCTGACCCTGTCCTGCCCGGACAAGCAGGGCATCGTGCACGCCGTGTCGAGCTACCTCTTCATGACCGGCTGCAACATCGAGGACAGTCAGCAGTTCGGGGACCACGACACGGGTCTGTTCTTCATGCGCGTCCACTTCTCGGCGGAGTCGCCGGTGACGGTGGACAAGCTGCGGGCGAGCTTCGCGGCGATCGGTGACTCCTTCCAGATGGACTGGCAGATCAACCGGGCCGACGAGAAGATGCGCATCGTCCTGATGGTCTCCAAGTTCGGGCACTGCCTGAACGACCTGCTGTTCCGGGCGCGGATCGGGGCGCTTCCGGTGGAGATCGCGGCGGTGGTGTCCAACCACACGGACTTCGCCGAGCTGGTGGGCTCGTACAACATTCCGTTCCACCACATCCCGGTGACCAGGGACACCAAGGCGCAGGCCGAGGCGCGGCTGCTGGAGATCGTGCGCGAGGAGAACGTCGAGCTGGTCGTCCTCGCTCGCTACATGCAGGTGCTCTCGGACGATCTGTGCAAGCAGCTCAGTGGGCGGATCATCAACATCCACCACTCCTTCCTGCCGAGCTTCAAGGGTGCGAAGCCGTATCACCAGGCCCACACGCGGGGTGTGAAGCTGATCGGTGCGACGGCGCACTACGTGACGGCGGATCTCGACGAGGGGCCGATCATCGAGCAGGAGGTCGAGCGGGTCGGCCACGGTGTGACGCCGGACCAGTTGGTGGCCATCGGGCGGGATGTCGAGTGCCAGGCGCTGGCGCGGGCCGTGAAGTGGCATGCGGAGCGACGGATTCTGCTGAATGGGCGACGGACGGTTGTGTTCGCCTAG
- a CDS encoding SCO4402 family protein: MTVQGSENSSRRGRRSSTMGGMPLNDMPWWRWRSNVRSALHMLSDPVFQRDVWLAGVDGYGDVTDAVYRLVEDTWLDNWSAEKYVGTIFRDSQEAALVDTAVLRVLRIMHQVGPDAPVAAYLEHQGWPDAVRAARDAHVRMAASDGDEADAPPRTLEVLRIMTRSA; this comes from the coding sequence ATGACCGTGCAAGGTTCGGAGAACTCTTCCCGTCGCGGCCGTCGCTCCTCCACCATGGGCGGCATGCCACTGAACGACATGCCCTGGTGGCGCTGGCGCAGCAATGTGCGCTCCGCGCTGCACATGCTCTCCGACCCGGTGTTCCAGAGGGACGTCTGGCTGGCCGGTGTCGACGGCTACGGAGACGTCACCGATGCCGTGTACCGCCTGGTCGAGGACACCTGGCTGGACAACTGGTCCGCCGAGAAGTACGTCGGCACGATCTTCCGCGACTCCCAGGAGGCGGCGCTCGTCGACACCGCCGTACTGCGGGTGCTGCGGATCATGCACCAGGTCGGGCCCGACGCCCCGGTCGCCGCGTACCTGGAACACCAGGGGTGGCCGGACGCGGTGCGCGCGGCGCGGGACGCGCATGTGCGGATGGCGGCGAGCGACGGGGACGAGGCGGACGCCCCGCCGCGCACCCTGGAAGTGCTGCGGATCATGACGAGGTCCGCGTAG
- a CDS encoding zf-HC2 domain-containing protein, producing the protein MNDLGRFEAYDDHEGDGEPKKEHKDDQRQQGGAGQNPGASAPGGPADGGGDSPRPGPGRPPRIPLPRASVEDTGRPLPDLDRPAPLVLAHPVLKSLLGAWALAACSPEEALAVEAHLGDCGSCADEALRLREAVGLLHPAESLDLDPALRTRVLESCLERRPPRIPVPGWAAAYDAETARLDALLQDFGDAEWHAPVRLRWFRADKPTSRRTTVAGVIAHLLTVDGLVAVALGLDDPLGEVPADRPTPSARTEAYWRASHFPPTRSVRAPWRGQSHDLVRTVSFTGGQAGALPVSYGDFELPLHDAMLDRAFECWVHAGDIADAVDYPYEPPSGRHLHDMIDLAARMLPATLARRRRDGLAAPGRGRSLRLEIEGSGGGEWLIPLDSLAAVGSVEREVAHVALDGAEFCHLAAGHVSPAEAAAGQVGDGDAIRDVLFSVASLSRL; encoded by the coding sequence GTGAACGACCTGGGCCGGTTCGAGGCGTACGACGACCACGAGGGGGACGGCGAGCCCAAGAAGGAGCACAAGGACGATCAGCGGCAGCAGGGCGGCGCCGGGCAGAACCCCGGCGCGTCCGCTCCCGGCGGCCCCGCCGACGGCGGCGGCGACAGCCCGCGCCCCGGCCCCGGCCGGCCGCCCCGCATACCGCTGCCCCGCGCCTCCGTCGAGGACACCGGCAGGCCCCTGCCCGACCTGGACCGGCCGGCGCCGCTCGTCCTGGCGCACCCGGTGCTGAAGTCCCTGCTCGGCGCGTGGGCGCTGGCCGCCTGTTCGCCGGAGGAGGCGCTTGCCGTGGAGGCGCACCTCGGCGACTGCGGATCCTGCGCCGACGAGGCGCTGAGGCTGCGCGAGGCCGTCGGTCTGCTGCACCCGGCGGAGAGCCTCGACCTGGACCCCGCCCTGCGCACCCGGGTCCTGGAGAGCTGCCTGGAGCGCCGCCCGCCGCGCATCCCGGTCCCCGGCTGGGCGGCCGCGTACGACGCCGAGACGGCGCGTCTGGACGCGCTGCTGCAGGACTTCGGGGACGCCGAGTGGCACGCGCCCGTGCGGCTGCGCTGGTTCCGGGCCGACAAGCCGACCAGCCGCCGTACGACGGTCGCCGGGGTGATCGCGCATCTGCTCACCGTCGACGGCCTGGTCGCGGTCGCCCTGGGCCTGGACGACCCGCTGGGCGAGGTCCCGGCCGACCGCCCCACCCCGTCCGCCCGGACCGAGGCGTACTGGCGGGCCTCGCACTTCCCGCCCACCCGCTCGGTGCGGGCGCCCTGGCGGGGGCAGAGCCACGACCTGGTCCGTACGGTCTCCTTCACGGGCGGCCAGGCGGGCGCGCTGCCCGTCTCCTACGGCGACTTCGAACTGCCGCTGCACGACGCGATGCTGGACCGGGCGTTCGAGTGCTGGGTGCACGCGGGGGACATCGCGGACGCCGTGGACTATCCGTACGAGCCGCCCTCGGGCCGACATCTGCACGACATGATCGACCTGGCGGCCCGGATGCTGCCCGCCACGCTGGCCAGACGCCGCCGCGACGGGCTGGCGGCGCCCGGACGGGGCCGTAGCCTGCGGCTGGAGATCGAGGGGTCGGGCGGGGGCGAGTGGCTGATCCCGCTGGACTCACTGGCGGCGGTGGGCTCCGTCGAGCGGGAGGTCGCGCACGTGGCGCTGGACGGGGCGGAGTTCTGCCACCTGGCCGCGGGCCACGTGTCTCCTGCGGAGGCTGCGGCGGGGCAGGTCGGTGACGGTGACGCGATTCGGGATGTGCTGTTCTCGGTGGCGTCGTTGAGCCGTCTGTAG
- a CDS encoding ABC transporter substrate-binding protein, whose product MTGRRRIRNTHLPAFAQPVRATVRKAAALIACASLAVGCGVIPGVTGGAGADDGTITVMTWAPQDTTATNKPGMPALALAYARWINSQGGLNGRKLRVLNCNDHNDSVAAAKCAERAVDENVVAVVGSYSQYGDSFFPTLESAGIPYIGGYGVTGAEFTSPLSYPVNGGQPSLLAGLGRELAKNCGPVALVRPDSIAGDELPALLNSGLSAGGHTEAGDQLAAEDATEYSAHSQQALEYTTADPARPGCVVPALGDRTSTFMDSFRRGREESGNVRTATVLGSVDQTVIDASGGKSGPYEGAYITGWYPVASDPRWDAMKKVISAQAFGDNRIDPADAGVQTTWIAYTVFKAVVDSIGDGEVTARSVRRALDDGLEIGTGGLTPKLNWEYSESLASVGFPQLVNADVTLQVVRDGRLVSARKGFIDVTKTLQQADLG is encoded by the coding sequence ATGACCGGCAGGCGTCGCATACGCAATACCCATCTCCCCGCGTTCGCGCAACCCGTCAGAGCCACCGTGCGTAAAGCGGCGGCCCTGATCGCGTGTGCGTCGCTCGCTGTCGGTTGCGGGGTCATCCCCGGTGTCACGGGGGGCGCCGGGGCTGACGACGGCACCATCACCGTGATGACCTGGGCACCCCAGGACACGACCGCCACCAACAAACCGGGCATGCCCGCGCTCGCCCTGGCGTACGCGCGCTGGATCAACTCCCAGGGCGGTCTGAACGGCCGCAAGCTGCGCGTCCTGAACTGCAACGACCACAACGACAGCGTCGCCGCGGCGAAGTGCGCCGAGCGCGCCGTCGACGAGAACGTGGTCGCCGTCGTCGGCTCCTACAGCCAGTACGGCGACTCCTTCTTCCCCACGCTGGAGAGCGCGGGCATCCCGTACATCGGCGGCTACGGCGTCACCGGCGCCGAGTTCACCAGCCCGCTCTCCTACCCGGTCAACGGCGGCCAGCCCAGTCTGCTGGCCGGCCTCGGCCGGGAGCTGGCCAAGAACTGCGGGCCCGTCGCCCTGGTCCGGCCTGACAGCATCGCCGGCGACGAGCTGCCCGCACTGCTGAACTCCGGGCTGTCCGCGGGCGGCCACACCGAGGCGGGCGACCAGCTGGCGGCGGAGGACGCCACCGAGTACTCGGCCCACTCGCAGCAGGCGCTGGAGTACACCACCGCCGACCCGGCCCGCCCCGGCTGTGTGGTGCCCGCCCTCGGGGACCGCACCAGCACCTTCATGGACTCCTTCCGGCGCGGCCGCGAGGAGTCCGGGAACGTCCGTACGGCGACCGTGCTGGGCAGTGTCGACCAGACCGTGATCGACGCCTCCGGCGGCAAGTCCGGCCCGTACGAGGGGGCGTACATCACCGGCTGGTACCCGGTGGCCAGCGACCCGCGCTGGGACGCGATGAAGAAGGTCATCAGCGCGCAGGCCTTCGGCGACAACCGCATCGACCCGGCGGACGCCGGAGTGCAGACCACCTGGATCGCCTACACCGTCTTCAAGGCCGTCGTGGACTCCATCGGCGACGGCGAGGTGACCGCCCGCTCGGTCCGCCGGGCTCTGGACGACGGTCTGGAGATCGGCACCGGCGGACTCACGCCCAAGTTGAACTGGGAGTACTCCGAGAGCCTCGCCTCGGTCGGCTTCCCCCAGCTGGTCAACGCCGATGTGACGCTCCAGGTCGTCCGGGACGGCCGGCTGGTGTCGGCCCGCAAGGGCTTCATCGATGTGACGAAGACCCTGCAACAGGCCGACCTGGGCTGA